A single window of Halobacillus naozhouensis DNA harbors:
- a CDS encoding DUF4064 domain-containing protein — translation MDRNSEFIIGLIGGIIGFFSAIFAIFIGEIDAAVSEAGTSAISGLGWSAFLFSTLAIVGAILVKSKTKVGAIMMIAAALGGLVSISMFYLIPAALLLIAGIMGIVRKDKAVAKSP, via the coding sequence ATGGACCGCAACAGTGAATTCATTATAGGATTAATTGGCGGAATTATTGGTTTTTTCAGTGCCATTTTTGCGATCTTCATTGGAGAAATTGATGCGGCTGTCAGTGAGGCGGGAACAAGTGCCATCAGCGGGCTTGGCTGGTCAGCCTTCTTGTTCTCCACTCTCGCAATTGTAGGGGCCATACTTGTTAAGAGCAAAACAAAGGTAGGAGCGATTATGATGATTGCCGCTGCCCTGGGGGGTCTCGTCAGTATTTCGATGTTCTACTTAATTCCAGCAGCCTTACTGCTTATCGCTGGGATAATGGGGATTGTACGTAAAGACAAAGCAGTCGCTAAAAGTCCATAA
- a CDS encoding carbon starvation CstA family protein yields the protein MVTFLASIMILLLGYFFYAKVVERIFGINDQNPTPAYTENDGFDYTPISWWKASLIQLLNIAGLGPIFGAIMGALYGPVAFIWIVVGCIFAGAVHDYFSGMLSLRHNGAQFPTIVGKYLGKPAQSMINVLSIGLMILVAAAFTAGPAQLMSEITPLSFTASLLLIFAYFLLATLLPINKIIGRVYPIFGAILIFMALSIGVGLFFFDNPVPNLTLDNLHPDELPMWPLLMVTVSCGAISGFHSTQSPILSRTLKKESEGRKVFYGAMISEGIIALIWAAAGMAFFGSTEGLQAALANGGPAGVVNEISITTLGTLGGILAVLGVIILPITTGDTALRSSRMMLGDLLTPILKKRGKWTNGLLVLPVAVPTFLLTQMDYSFLWRYVGWSNQVVATVMLWTGAMYLIKHQKFHWICSIPALFMTAVVSSYIFYAPEGFDLPYRTSMVIGGVIWVAVLTWFISQLMKNKRIKHDKSAARKAG from the coding sequence ATGGTTACATTTCTTGCATCCATCATGATTTTACTACTAGGTTACTTTTTCTATGCAAAGGTGGTTGAGCGCATTTTCGGTATCAACGACCAAAACCCAACTCCTGCGTACACAGAGAACGATGGGTTTGACTATACACCCATAAGCTGGTGGAAAGCGAGCCTCATTCAATTGCTTAACATTGCTGGTCTTGGTCCGATATTCGGTGCGATCATGGGTGCACTGTATGGTCCAGTTGCTTTCATATGGATCGTTGTGGGGTGCATCTTCGCAGGCGCTGTACACGATTATTTTTCAGGTATGTTGTCACTTAGACATAATGGTGCACAGTTTCCGACTATCGTTGGTAAATATTTAGGAAAGCCGGCGCAATCCATGATCAATGTCCTTTCCATTGGCCTGATGATCCTTGTGGCAGCTGCGTTTACCGCAGGTCCTGCCCAGCTAATGTCCGAAATTACACCACTAAGTTTCACGGCCTCATTACTTTTAATTTTTGCTTATTTTTTACTGGCCACTTTGCTGCCTATTAATAAAATAATTGGACGAGTCTATCCGATTTTTGGAGCCATTCTTATCTTTATGGCGCTTTCAATCGGGGTAGGGCTTTTCTTTTTCGACAACCCTGTGCCAAACTTGACGCTGGACAACTTGCATCCTGATGAGCTGCCGATGTGGCCGCTTCTTATGGTAACAGTCTCTTGTGGGGCAATATCAGGTTTTCACAGTACACAGAGCCCGATTCTGTCACGAACGTTAAAGAAAGAAAGTGAAGGGCGAAAAGTTTTTTACGGTGCGATGATTAGTGAAGGCATCATAGCCCTTATCTGGGCTGCCGCCGGTATGGCGTTTTTTGGAAGTACGGAAGGGCTGCAAGCTGCTCTTGCCAATGGCGGACCAGCGGGGGTTGTGAACGAAATCAGTATTACAACTCTTGGCACACTAGGCGGAATTCTCGCTGTACTGGGTGTGATTATCCTGCCGATTACTACAGGGGATACGGCATTGCGGTCCTCGAGAATGATGCTGGGAGATCTCCTTACACCTATTCTTAAAAAACGTGGAAAATGGACCAATGGATTATTAGTCCTTCCCGTTGCTGTGCCGACCTTTTTGTTAACGCAGATGGATTATAGCTTTTTGTGGCGTTATGTAGGCTGGTCCAACCAGGTTGTGGCAACTGTTATGTTATGGACAGGAGCCATGTACTTGATCAAACATCAGAAATTCCACTGGATTTGCAGTATTCCAGCCTTATTTATGACTGCGGTGGTCAGTTCCTATATTTTCTATGCGCCAGAAGGATTTGATCTGCCTTATAGAACATCGATGGTGATCGGAGGCGTTATTTGGGTCGCTGTTCTTACCTGGTTTATTAGCCAGCTGATGAAGAACAAGAGAATCAAACATGATAAATCTGCGGCCCGGAAAGCCGGCTAA